GGTGGGACAGACGGAGAGTCATGCCATCGTGGTAGAGAAGTTTGAGGATGTGAAGCAGTTGAAGGAAACCGGTCAGCTGGATTTCTCTAAAGATATCTATCTTTACTCCCAGACTACCAAGAGTCTCGATGAGTTCCACCGCATCATCGAATACTGCCAGGAGCATATTGTTGAGGGCGCTGTCTTCAAGAGTTTCGATACCATCTGCCGTCAGGTGGCTAACCGCATGCCTAACATCGCTGCCTTTGCCAGCAAGCATGATGTCATCCTCTTTGTGAGTGGTAGAAAGAGTTCGAACGGTAAGGTGCTTTTCAAGGAATGCAAGAGCGTGAATGCCAACAGCTACCAGATAGAAAGTGCCGACGAAATAGATATGAACTGGTTCAAGGATGTGGAAACGGTAGGTATCTGTGGTGCTACCAGTACGCCGAAGTGGCTGATGGAAGAGTGCAAGGATAAGATTATCAAGGAAAGTTCTGCTCTTTTGTAGTAAGAGTTAATGCGTTGATTGTTAGTTTGTTAACCCACTTGTTACCGCGTTTTGCGGTAGCAAGGGGGCATCTTTTATAAACTGTCTGAAAATAAAACAGGTGATAAATCTTCTCCCGAAGACCTATCACCTTCAAAAAACAGTAATTAACTCAAAATTTATAATCTATATCATTACTACCTTGTTAATATGGTTGCAAAAATACTAAATTGAAGTTTTTTTTCCAAATCTTTTTCATCGAATAAAATAAATTTATCGGCAAAAGTAGTATATTTAACGTATTTTTGCATTAATAACCCGGCAGTCTCTTTTCTGTAGCTTATTCTGCTATTGCTTTTTGATATTGTTCCATCAGCCATGCCTTCTGTTCAGGAATGGTCATGTTGCTGTTGTCGAGCGTGATGGCATCATCAGCCTTTCTGAGTGGGGAAGTCTCGCGGTGGGTATCGATATAGTCGCGCTCCCCTACATTCTTCAGAATCGCATCGAAGTCGGCTGGCATTCCTTTTTCCTTCAGTTCATCGAAACGGCGCTGTGCTCTCACCTGTGAGCTGGCTGTAACGAAAATCTTCAGTTCGGCATTAGGGAACACGGTGGTACCTATATCGCGACCATCCATCACAATGCCCTTGTCTTCGCCCATCTTCTTCTGCTGCTCTACCAGCGCCTCTCTGACGAAAGGAACAGCGGCAATCGGACTAACGTGGTTGGAAACCTCTAATGAACGGATTTCCTTTTCTACCAGTTCGCCGTTCAGATAGCAGTCTGGGCGACCGGTTGTTTCATTAAACTTGAATGAGATGCTGATGTTCTTCATCTCCTTCTGCAGTTCTTCAGTCTTTACGGCTCCATCGGCTTCGAAGAGCTGATGACGCAGCGCATAGAGGGTTACCGAGCGGTACATGGCGCCCGTATCTACATAAACATAACCTATTTCCTTGGCAAGATCCTTTGCCATCGTACTCTTACCGCAAGAAGAGTATCCGTCTATTGCTATTGTTATTTTCTTCATAATTTCGAACTAACTTTAATGTATAATTTATCATGTAGAATTTATAATCTGTAACTTACGTTCAGCATGAGACTGCTGCTACTGACGTGATATTTGCCGTAGGCAACGTTCAGATGGAAGCGCTCCAGGTTGATACCGCCACCCACAGAGAAACCGGCTCCATGACTGCTTTCCTCATCTTCTGAGGTACTGATTTTCATCTCGCTGGCTCTCCTGAAGTTGTAGCCGGCACCTATCCACAGGCTCTCCGAAAGCAGAATGTCGGCACCTACTACGGCATGATCACGAAGACTGCTGTCCCAATGGTTCAGGTTGACCAGTGTGGCTGATACCCTGAACGGTGCGTTGGCGAAGCGTTTCGTCACGCCCAACTGCAGGTCGATCGGCATCTTCTCATATTCATTGTCGTAAGCTTTCAGCTGTCCACCCAGATTCTTTGCCACGCAAGAAACCGACCATTCCGTTTCAGGGTCGTAATAGTTGATACCCAGATCCACTCCTACAGCGATAGAATTGTAATCGCCAATATACGAAGTGATGAATTTGGCGGCAATACCACCCGCAAACTTTTCACCGAGCATATAAGAGAAGTAACCCGCAATGGCAATATCCTTTGCAGAGAACTCACCCATCTGGATGTTGTTCTCATCCGTCTCTTTCATCTTGCCGTAGTCAACAAGCTGAGCCGAAACAGCCCACGAAGCCTTGTCGTTGACAATACGGTTGAAACTAGCCGAGGCAGTGTTCACCCCCGACATATAGTTCATATAATTGAGATTGACCGTCTTGTCGTTTACTGATGACAGGAGAGCCGGATTATGGAATATGAGTGCCTCATCATCTTCTATCAAGGTGATGTTGTCGCCACCCAGAGCAGCTGCATGAGCACTCACCGGCAAGCGAAGGAAATTATACCCCGTTTGGCTCTCTTGAGCATCAATAATTGTCGCAAAAAGCGTCAATATTGCGGAAATTACATATTTTTTCATTTAAATTTTCTAATTCTTTGGCAAAGATACTGCTTTTTTCAATAATAAGAAGTAATTTTGCAATGTTTTCGTAGGAAATAACGATTTTAAACGGTTTTTATTGTGGAAATTAAGAAATCAAATAGCGCACAACTGGAAGATAAGCGGGTTACATTTTTCCTGCTAGGGTTGCTGCTGGCTTTTACTTTCATCTTCGTAGGACTCCAATATCAGAGAGGTCCGCAGGGAGATGATGACTTGTCGGAATCGATGGAAGATCTTTCACAGGATCTGGAAATGTCGGCTCGTCCCGACCTGAAAGATATGGTGAGTGCAGAGGCTGTTTCGGCTCCTGCTTCTAAGTCAATAACTCAGGAAGTGAAGGCTGCCGAGCAACAGACTCAGAAGGCACCGCAGAAAATCAGTTCTACAACCAGCGAACTGGTTATCGGCGACGGCTCGGGTGTAGTGGATGGAGCAGAGGTGAAGGAAGCGGTTCCTGAAACTCCCATTGAGAATCCGGGAGCTGAGGCTCCTATCAAACTGACCGTCGTGCAGAAGATACCGCAGTTTCCTGGTGGCTGGTCTGCCTTCATGCAGTGGCTTACCAAGAACCTGAAGTACCCTGTAGCTGCCCAGAAGAGTAAGATTCAGGGAACCGTAGTGGTATCCTTTATCGTAAACAAGGATGGTAGTGTTGCCAATATCAAGGTAAGCACTTCGGTAGATCCATTGCTCGACAACGAGGCTTTGAGGGTGATGAAGATGATGCCGAAGTGGAAACCGGGCATCGATAAAGGCAAGGTCTGTCGCACGATGATTGCCATCCCGGTAGTGTTCCAGCTATAAATTATAAATTGTTCATTGTAAATTATACATTATAAATTATACATTATTATGAAGACAGCAGATGAAATTTTAAGCATGGTAAATGAGTTTCTGGCTAATTTGCCTTACGAAAGAAAGCCAAAGTCTCTTTATGAGCCTATCAGATACGTTCTTTCTATGGGTGGCAAGCGTATTCGTCCTACGCTCATGCTTCTGGGCTACAATCTTTTCAAGGACAATCCTGAGAAGATTCTGATGAATGCCGTTGCCCTGGAAACTTATCATAACTATACTTTGCTGCATGATGACCTGATGGACAATGCTGATTTGCGTCGCGGTCATGAAACGGTTCATAAGAAATGGGATGCCAATACGGCAATCCTCTCGGGCGACAGCATGCTCGTTCTGGCTTATGAACGTATGGCACAATGTGATGAAAAGCATCTTGCCAAGGTGTTGAAACTCTTTACGACCACTGCTCTGGAAATTGGTGAAGGTCAGCAGTTTGATATGGAGTTTGAAAACCGTAACGATGTGAAGGAGGAGGAATATATCGAGATGATCCGCCTCAAGACCAGCGTTCTCCTGGCTTGTGCCTTGAAGATGGGTGCTATCCTTGCCGATGCTTCTGATGAGGATGCAGAGAACCTGTATAAGTTTGGCGAGCAGATAGGATTGGCGTTCCAGTTGCAGGATGATTACCTCGATGTTTACGGCGATACCAAGGTGTTCGGTAAGGAGATTGGTGGCGATATCACATCCAACAAGAAGACTTACATGCTCATCAATGCCTTCAACCATGCCAACGACGCTCAGCGTGCAGAACTCCAGAAATGGGTGGATGCCAAGGAGTTCGACCGCAAGGAGAAGGTGGCTGCCGTTACCCGTCTATACAACGAGATAGGTATCGACAAAATGGCGCAGGATAAGATTGCTTATTATTTCGAGCAGAGCAAGAAGTATCTGGATGCCGTGAATGTGCCTGCTGAGCGTAAGGAGGAATTGGCAAAGTATGCTCAGAAAATGATGAAGCGCCAGTACTAGTTGATAGTTAATAGTTTATAGTTGACAGTTGATAGGGCAATGTTCAAAGTAATAGATACACATACGCATTTCGATGCGGAGGAGTTTGATGAGGATAGGGCGGAGGCTTTCGCCCGTGCCAAGGAAGCGGGGGTAGGCAAGGTGTTCTTGCCTGCCATCGATGTGAAGACCACACACGCGGTACTGGCATTGGCTAAGGAATATCCGGGCTATGCTTATCCGATGATTGGTCTGCATCCTGAAGAGGTGAAGGCTGACTGGAAGGAACAGCTGGCTGAACTCCGGAAGATACTGGAGGAGCATCGCATGACCGGTAATGCCTGTCAGGAGGGTG
This Segatella copri DSM 18205 DNA region includes the following protein-coding sequences:
- a CDS encoding 4-hydroxy-3-methylbut-2-enyl diphosphate reductase, with amino-acid sequence MVQIEIDNGSGFCFGVTTAIKKAEEELAKGGKLYCLGDIVHNGMEVERLHEAGLITIDHEQMEELQGVKVLLRAHGEPPETYALAERNNIEIIDATCPVVLQLQRRIKKQYVNNPEAQIVIFGKNGHAEVLGLVGQTESHAIVVEKFEDVKQLKETGQLDFSKDIYLYSQTTKSLDEFHRIIEYCQEHIVEGAVFKSFDTICRQVANRMPNIAAFASKHDVILFVSGRKSSNGKVLFKECKSVNANSYQIESADEIDMNWFKDVETVGICGATSTPKWLMEECKDKIIKESSALL
- the cmk gene encoding (d)CMP kinase, with the protein product MKKITIAIDGYSSCGKSTMAKDLAKEIGYVYVDTGAMYRSVTLYALRHQLFEADGAVKTEELQKEMKNISISFKFNETTGRPDCYLNGELVEKEIRSLEVSNHVSPIAAVPFVREALVEQQKKMGEDKGIVMDGRDIGTTVFPNAELKIFVTASSQVRAQRRFDELKEKGMPADFDAILKNVGERDYIDTHRETSPLRKADDAITLDNSNMTIPEQKAWLMEQYQKAIAE
- the porQ gene encoding type IX secretion system protein PorQ, with protein sequence MKKYVISAILTLFATIIDAQESQTGYNFLRLPVSAHAAALGGDNITLIEDDEALIFHNPALLSSVNDKTVNLNYMNYMSGVNTASASFNRIVNDKASWAVSAQLVDYGKMKETDENNIQMGEFSAKDIAIAGYFSYMLGEKFAGGIAAKFITSYIGDYNSIAVGVDLGINYYDPETEWSVSCVAKNLGGQLKAYDNEYEKMPIDLQLGVTKRFANAPFRVSATLVNLNHWDSSLRDHAVVGADILLSESLWIGAGYNFRRASEMKISTSEDEESSHGAGFSVGGGINLERFHLNVAYGKYHVSSSSLMLNVSYRL
- a CDS encoding energy transducer TonB, with protein sequence MEIKKSNSAQLEDKRVTFFLLGLLLAFTFIFVGLQYQRGPQGDDDLSESMEDLSQDLEMSARPDLKDMVSAEAVSAPASKSITQEVKAAEQQTQKAPQKISSTTSELVIGDGSGVVDGAEVKEAVPETPIENPGAEAPIKLTVVQKIPQFPGGWSAFMQWLTKNLKYPVAAQKSKIQGTVVVSFIVNKDGSVANIKVSTSVDPLLDNEALRVMKMMPKWKPGIDKGKVCRTMIAIPVVFQL
- a CDS encoding polyprenyl synthetase family protein; its protein translation is MKTADEILSMVNEFLANLPYERKPKSLYEPIRYVLSMGGKRIRPTLMLLGYNLFKDNPEKILMNAVALETYHNYTLLHDDLMDNADLRRGHETVHKKWDANTAILSGDSMLVLAYERMAQCDEKHLAKVLKLFTTTALEIGEGQQFDMEFENRNDVKEEEYIEMIRLKTSVLLACALKMGAILADASDEDAENLYKFGEQIGLAFQLQDDYLDVYGDTKVFGKEIGGDITSNKKTYMLINAFNHANDAQRAELQKWVDAKEFDRKEKVAAVTRLYNEIGIDKMAQDKIAYYFEQSKKYLDAVNVPAERKEELAKYAQKMMKRQY